In Thamnophis elegans isolate rThaEle1 chromosome 4, rThaEle1.pri, whole genome shotgun sequence, the following proteins share a genomic window:
- the CLIP4 gene encoding CAP-Gly domain-containing linker protein 4 isoform X1, whose product MTIEELPDPSEEEVSLSTRHQYFISGSEDSITHSVSAAPMPSEYEFSFFDPNDAACQEILFNPKTSVSELFAILRQWVPQVQQNIDVIGNEVIKRGCNVNDRDGLTDMTLLHYTCKSGAHGIGDVKTAAKFASQLIELGADINLRSRWTNMNALHYASYFDVPELITIILKNAKPKDVDATCSDFDFGTALHIAAFNLCTGAAKCLLEHGANPAFRNDKGQTPADVVPDPVDMPLEMADAAASAKEIKQMLLDAVPLVCDLSNIMLPNYDNVTGKEMLESLGLKLGDRVVIAGQKTGILRFCGTTEFASGQWAGIELDEPDGKNNGTVGKVQYFKCTPEHGIFAPLSKISKISGHKISGHKKSTKAASSRQSSIIKSKKIDVTHITSKVNSGLSRKDGTSNSPFVGSEEVKKTISGKQANYLGFSSSSSSTVSLDGKLNCPKKCNPTSNKKKENMKDHKNSSKSMAEGNKTFLSAKQNAFNEGEIQIGERVLVVGQRTGIVRFYGTTKFAPGFWYGIELDKPRGKNDGSVAGIQYFRCPPRYGVFAPPSRVQKLTGSLESLTDTSSKMNHSFPGFQRSFSTTSAASQKEINRRNFFVKSKNSSLRRSWSNTTTTSTDAPVKLHEGSQVLLTSSSEMGTIRYIGPTTFAPGIWLGLELRSAKGKNDGSVGEKRYFTCKPKYGVLVRPSRVTYRGINGVKLVDDIC is encoded by the exons ATGACCATAGAGGAACTTCCTGACCCTTCTGAAGAAGAAGTTTCATTGAGTACAAGGCACCAGTATTTTATCTCAGGCTCTGAAGATTCAATTACACATTCAGTCTCTGCTGCACCAATGCCTTCAGAATACG AGTTCTCTTTTTTTGATCCAAATGATGCAGCATGCCAGGAAATTCTTTTCAATCCCAAAACTTCTGTATCTGAATTATTTGCTATCTTAAGACAATGGGTTCCCCAAGTTCAGCAAAACATTGATGTGATAGGAAATGAG gTCATTAAGAGAGGCTGTAACGTGAATGACAGAGATGGCTTGACTGACATGACTCTCTTGCACTATACTTGCAAGTCAGGAGCTCATGGAATTG GGGATGTGAAAACAGCAGCAAAATTTGCCTCTCAACTTATTGAGTTGGGTGCAGATATCAATTTGAGGAGTCGCTGGACAAATATGAATGCTCTCCACTATGCTTCCTATTTTGATGTTCCAGAACTCATTACtatcattttgaaaaatgcaaAACCAAAAG ATGTTGATGCCACTTGCAGTGACTTTGATTTTGGAACTGCCTTGCATATTGCTGCCTTCAACTTATGTACTGGAGCTGCAAAGTGTCTATTGGAACACGGCGCTAACCCTGCTTTTAGG AATGACAAAGGGCAGACACCCGCTGATGTGGTTCCTGATCCAGTAGATATGCCATTGGAAATGGCTGATGCAGCAGCCAGCGCTAAAGAAATCAAACAGATGCTTTTAGATGCAGTACCTCTGGTTTGCGACCTTTCCAATATAATGCTTCCAAATTATGATAATGTCACTGGAAAAGAAATGCTTGAATCTCTTGGTCTAAAACTGGGAGATCGAGTTGTCATTGCAGGACAGAAG ACTGGCATATTACGATTTTGTGGCACGACAGAATTTGCCAGTGGGCAGTGGGCTGGTATAGAATTAGATGAACCCGATGGCAAAAACAATGGTACTGTTGGAAAAGTGCAGTACTTCAAGTGTACTCCAGAACATG GTATCTTTGCACCACTCTCTAAAATAAGTAAAATTTCTGGACACAAAATTTCTGGACACAAAAAAAGTACAAAAGCTGCTTCCTCACGACAATCATCTATAATCAAATCCAAGAAAATTGATGTAACCCACATAACCTCTAAAGTGAATTCTG GCTTATCAAGAAAAGATGGTACTTCCAATTCCCCTTTTGTAGGCAGTGAAGAAGTAAAGAAAACTATATCAGGTAAACAAG caaATTACCTTGGATTCAGTAGCTCTTCATCCTCAACTGTATCATTAGATGGCAAACTGAATTGTCCCAAGAAATGTAATCCCACAAGTAATAAGAAGAAGGAAAACATGAAAGACCACAAAAATTCATCCAAATCTATGGCTG AAGGAAATAAAACTTTTCTATCTGCAAAGCAAAATGCATTTAATGAAGGGGAAATTCAGATTGGAGAAAGAGTACTGGTGGTAGGACAAAGAACTGGAATAGTTAGATTCTATGGGACAACCAAGTTTGCACCAG GGTTTTGGTATGGCATAGAACTGGATAAACCTCGTGGCAAGAATGATGGCTCAGTTGCAGGAATACAGTACTTCAGATGCCCCCCCAGATATGGTGTTTTTGCACCACCATCCAGAGTGCAAAA GTTAACAGGATCACTAGAATCTCTCACAGATACTTCAAGTAAAATGAATCATTCTTTCCCTG GTTTCCAACGAAGTTTTAGTACAACTTCTGCAGCTTCACAAAAAGAGATAAACAGGAGAAATTTCTTTGTCAA aTCAAAAAATTCTTCTTTGCGTCGTAGTTGGAGCAACACGACTACTACAAGCACAGATGCCCCAGTGAAATTACATGAAGGCTCTCAGGTCCTCCTGACCAGCTCCAGTGAGATGGGCACAATTCGCTACATTGGGCCCACCACTTTTGCTCCAGGCATTTGGCTTGGCTTGGAACTTCGGAGTGCCAAGGGCAAGAATGATGGCTCTGTGGGAGAAAAGCGATATTTCACTTGCAAGCCAAAATATGGAGTCTTGGTGCGTCCAAGCCGAGTAACTTATCGTGGGATTAATGGAGTGAAACTTGTTGATGACATCTGTTGA
- the CLIP4 gene encoding CAP-Gly domain-containing linker protein 4 isoform X2 encodes MTIEELPDPSEEEVSLSTRHQYFISGSEDSITHSVSAAPMPSEYEFSFFDPNDAACQEILFNPKTSVSELFAILRQWVPQVQQNIDVIGNEVIKRGCNVNDRDGLTDMTLLHYTCKSGAHGIGDVKTAAKFASQLIELGADINLRSRWTNMNALHYASYFDVPELITIILKNAKPKDVDATCSDFDFGTALHIAAFNLCTGAAKCLLEHGANPAFRNDKGQTPADVVPDPVDMPLEMADAAASAKEIKQMLLDAVPLVCDLSNIMLPNYDNVTGKEMLESLGLKLGDRVVIAGQKTGILRFCGTTEFASGQWAGIELDEPDGKNNGTVGKVQYFKCTPEHGIFAPLSKISKISGHKISGHKKSTKAASSRQSSIIKSKKIDVTHITSKVNSGLSRKDGTSNSPFVGSEEVKKTISANYLGFSSSSSSTVSLDGKLNCPKKCNPTSNKKKENMKDHKNSSKSMAEGNKTFLSAKQNAFNEGEIQIGERVLVVGQRTGIVRFYGTTKFAPGFWYGIELDKPRGKNDGSVAGIQYFRCPPRYGVFAPPSRVQKLTGSLESLTDTSSKMNHSFPGFQRSFSTTSAASQKEINRRNFFVKSKNSSLRRSWSNTTTTSTDAPVKLHEGSQVLLTSSSEMGTIRYIGPTTFAPGIWLGLELRSAKGKNDGSVGEKRYFTCKPKYGVLVRPSRVTYRGINGVKLVDDIC; translated from the exons ATGACCATAGAGGAACTTCCTGACCCTTCTGAAGAAGAAGTTTCATTGAGTACAAGGCACCAGTATTTTATCTCAGGCTCTGAAGATTCAATTACACATTCAGTCTCTGCTGCACCAATGCCTTCAGAATACG AGTTCTCTTTTTTTGATCCAAATGATGCAGCATGCCAGGAAATTCTTTTCAATCCCAAAACTTCTGTATCTGAATTATTTGCTATCTTAAGACAATGGGTTCCCCAAGTTCAGCAAAACATTGATGTGATAGGAAATGAG gTCATTAAGAGAGGCTGTAACGTGAATGACAGAGATGGCTTGACTGACATGACTCTCTTGCACTATACTTGCAAGTCAGGAGCTCATGGAATTG GGGATGTGAAAACAGCAGCAAAATTTGCCTCTCAACTTATTGAGTTGGGTGCAGATATCAATTTGAGGAGTCGCTGGACAAATATGAATGCTCTCCACTATGCTTCCTATTTTGATGTTCCAGAACTCATTACtatcattttgaaaaatgcaaAACCAAAAG ATGTTGATGCCACTTGCAGTGACTTTGATTTTGGAACTGCCTTGCATATTGCTGCCTTCAACTTATGTACTGGAGCTGCAAAGTGTCTATTGGAACACGGCGCTAACCCTGCTTTTAGG AATGACAAAGGGCAGACACCCGCTGATGTGGTTCCTGATCCAGTAGATATGCCATTGGAAATGGCTGATGCAGCAGCCAGCGCTAAAGAAATCAAACAGATGCTTTTAGATGCAGTACCTCTGGTTTGCGACCTTTCCAATATAATGCTTCCAAATTATGATAATGTCACTGGAAAAGAAATGCTTGAATCTCTTGGTCTAAAACTGGGAGATCGAGTTGTCATTGCAGGACAGAAG ACTGGCATATTACGATTTTGTGGCACGACAGAATTTGCCAGTGGGCAGTGGGCTGGTATAGAATTAGATGAACCCGATGGCAAAAACAATGGTACTGTTGGAAAAGTGCAGTACTTCAAGTGTACTCCAGAACATG GTATCTTTGCACCACTCTCTAAAATAAGTAAAATTTCTGGACACAAAATTTCTGGACACAAAAAAAGTACAAAAGCTGCTTCCTCACGACAATCATCTATAATCAAATCCAAGAAAATTGATGTAACCCACATAACCTCTAAAGTGAATTCTG GCTTATCAAGAAAAGATGGTACTTCCAATTCCCCTTTTGTAGGCAGTGAAGAAGTAAAGAAAACTATATCAG caaATTACCTTGGATTCAGTAGCTCTTCATCCTCAACTGTATCATTAGATGGCAAACTGAATTGTCCCAAGAAATGTAATCCCACAAGTAATAAGAAGAAGGAAAACATGAAAGACCACAAAAATTCATCCAAATCTATGGCTG AAGGAAATAAAACTTTTCTATCTGCAAAGCAAAATGCATTTAATGAAGGGGAAATTCAGATTGGAGAAAGAGTACTGGTGGTAGGACAAAGAACTGGAATAGTTAGATTCTATGGGACAACCAAGTTTGCACCAG GGTTTTGGTATGGCATAGAACTGGATAAACCTCGTGGCAAGAATGATGGCTCAGTTGCAGGAATACAGTACTTCAGATGCCCCCCCAGATATGGTGTTTTTGCACCACCATCCAGAGTGCAAAA GTTAACAGGATCACTAGAATCTCTCACAGATACTTCAAGTAAAATGAATCATTCTTTCCCTG GTTTCCAACGAAGTTTTAGTACAACTTCTGCAGCTTCACAAAAAGAGATAAACAGGAGAAATTTCTTTGTCAA aTCAAAAAATTCTTCTTTGCGTCGTAGTTGGAGCAACACGACTACTACAAGCACAGATGCCCCAGTGAAATTACATGAAGGCTCTCAGGTCCTCCTGACCAGCTCCAGTGAGATGGGCACAATTCGCTACATTGGGCCCACCACTTTTGCTCCAGGCATTTGGCTTGGCTTGGAACTTCGGAGTGCCAAGGGCAAGAATGATGGCTCTGTGGGAGAAAAGCGATATTTCACTTGCAAGCCAAAATATGGAGTCTTGGTGCGTCCAAGCCGAGTAACTTATCGTGGGATTAATGGAGTGAAACTTGTTGATGACATCTGTTGA